A region of the Sphaerodactylus townsendi isolate TG3544 linkage group LG15, MPM_Stown_v2.3, whole genome shotgun sequence genome:
ACCATTATCatcactggcctcccatgggtataGTTGTGGCGTGAGTTTTTTAGCACCATCTTTCAGTTTTTAATGCTTGATTGGTGTTTTATTGGTGTtttaatctgaatttttaaattgctgttcactgctctgagccctgttggacagggtataaatataaatatacaataacaataaataaaataattttttttctcaaaattctACTGCTATATCAATGACACTCAGAACTCCTGTGGTCCACCCAATGGGTACCATACACTCAAATGCATGGAACTGGAAAGGTGAGTGTGGATGGTAGTACTGCAGAAGGGGAAGAACTGGAATCCTTCTCCCGTCCATAAGTTTCAGAAGTTCCCACTTATCCTCTCTGGAGGACACACATACATTTGATTAACAATGACATTACATCCTGGAATTCATATGATATGAGTTCCTTTCTGTTCACAGAAAGACAACGCAAGCAAGTTCTGATCACATGGATTCAATTAAATACATGATTTTTTTAGTCCAATGGAAATATGCAGGACACATGAATAGAATTTTGCAAGCAACAGAAAAGCTAACATTAAAATGCTACACTGCATGATTTGGTTAGAAGTGTATTAACCCAGTGTTGAGTACAATATACATATACAGATACATACAGCACGTATATCACATTGCCTGCAATCCTGATCACATTTACAACCATTAATGATAGAGTATCCTATTAACTTCAGTTGGATTTAGCAGGCCAACTGTAGATCCATCAAATTTTCAATATGATAGCCACAAAACATTTAAGAATTAATTGAATCATTTGAATAGAAATTTCAATAGGACAGTAATTTTCTTTCCGAATTGTCTGATTACAGCCTCTTTCACTTCCACATTCCTTAGGCTGTAGATGATGGGATTCAACATTGGGATGACAATTGTGTAAAAGATTGACACTACTTTCCCCTGATTGGGAGAGTCAATGGCTCCAGGTTGGGCATACATAAAAAAGACTGTCCCAAAGAACAAGCTTACTGCCATCAGATGGGAGGTACAGGTTGAGAAAGCTTTGTGTCTACTGCTGCCTGATGGTATGCGTAAGATGGTGGAAACAATGTAAGCATAAGATATGAGAACAATTATCCCTGTGACCACACTGATTAACCCACACAACACTAGCAGCACAATTTCATTCACAAAAGTAGCTGAACAGGAGGCCTTCATGACAACAGGGACATCACAAAAGAAGTGGTTTATTTCAGCAGGTGCACAAAAGGACAAAGTAAATGTAAAGCCAGTCTGGGTGCAGCAATTGACAAAACCAAAGAAATACGATACAGCTACTAGGAGATGACGTGTCTTCTTCGACATAACAACATGATAAAGCAGTGGGTTGCAGACAGCAATGAACCGATCGTATGCCATCACAGCCAGAAAGAAAGCCTCAGTGGTCCCAAAAAGACAAAAGAAGAACATCTGGGTTGCACACCCGTTGTAGGAAATGATCTTGTTCCCCGTCGCAAAGCTCAGCATAGCCTTGGGAGTGAGGACTGAGGAATAGCAAATATCCAAGAAAGATAAGTTCTTCAGGAAGAAATACATAGGGGTATGAAGTTTGGTGTCTGCAGTAATTACAAGAATCATGGCTGTGTTACCCATCAGAGTAATGATGTACATTATCAAGAAGAGAACAAACAGAACTAACTGCACTTCAGGCTGTCCCTTAAATCCCACCAAGATGAATTCAGTGACCACAGTGTGGTTTTCCATTACTCTTaacaaaaggggtggggagaatgatACTTTCACAATTATCTTGTTAGCAAACATATTTCATGAGAGCTTGAGGAGGCCATCCACAAAGCATCATATGTCAAAGGTGAAGAAGATAACCTTGCTAGCCAGTCTGATATCATCTTGGATTAGAAGTACAGGGGGTAGTGAAATTCTGTTGTCAGAAATACGATGGAGCTGAAaaagtgaaaaaggcaaagttgAAATTTAATTAATTGCAATTTTGATCATTGCTAAGATTACTGAAAAGAAGTGATGGAAAGGATACTTTAGATCTGTGATTCTCACTGCATGGTTCACACAAAAGCATATTTGGAGTTACCATCAGTCAAAAGAGCCACCTTTTCATCTTGACCTGAAACtcgggggaaggggggctttAGCTTACCTGTTCATTTGGCTGCAGATGTTTTGAGGTCATAATCACTTTTCAACCACAAACCCCACAGCCTGAGGACTTTGCCCACTTTCCTCAAACATTGGGCAGGTTCCAAACTAGGGTATACTACttagaagagccacatgtggttcCTGAACCACTATTGCCACTTTGAAATAGTATAAGAATGTCATACTAAACAGCACACCATTCTGTGTGTCTGTGgagcacagaaaaaaatgatacttcagacaacatttttaaaaagctatgctAAAAATaaatctagttttttttttaatagctctatggtcccttctgcacagcacaaataagacatcctaaggaaagggaaaaaaatggcttctggaGGAGCAACTCGACATAGTTCTTCCCCCAAGTCATCCTCAAAATGTCATATTTCTGCTCGAGTCATCTTGCTTTGAGAATGCAAAActaccaactcccccccccctgccaagtCATCTGCAAATGGTCCCTTCTAGCTGAGCAGAGTTCAAGAGTTGAGGAGACATCTTAGTTTCTCCACCAACCATTAAagcttcttgtcagtttcatctgccattagcgcccaacattttgtggtgctgcagggattctctatgCCTGCagttttttgcttaaggttttcctgggacatctgctctgcaggctttgaccctgggcaccttttcagcccaggaCATGGTTGTATTTAGTTTATCCTGCCGAATCcatcaatatatagtttccccccttaaaaaaattttttgatgatctgtcttcaaagacatgtggatatgattttaaaatcacagctgattttttAATTGCTTCTGAGTAGCTTTGAAGGTAGCTCATtgaaaaaataaagggaaaaccATATATTTCCAGAATTGGCAAGACGAACAGAGTACAACCAtgtttttttcaggctgaaaacacacccaggatcggagcctgcagagcaaatgtacagggtaaccttcaccaaatacCTGTGCATATGGAGAAACCCcgcagcacaaaat
Encoded here:
- the LOC125444174 gene encoding olfactory receptor 12-like; translated protein: MENHTVVTEFILVGFKGQPEVQLVLFVLFLIMYIITLMGNTAMILVITADTKLHTPMYFFLKNLSFLDICYSSVLTPKAMLSFATGNKIISYNGCATQMFFFCLFGTTEAFFLAVMAYDRFIAVCNPLLYHVVMSKKTRHLLVAVSYFFGFVNCCTQTGFTFTLSFCAPAEINHFFCDVPVVMKASCSATFVNEIVLLVLCGLISVVTGIIVLISYAYIVSTILRIPSGSSRHKAFSTCTSHLMAVSLFFGTVFFMYAQPGAIDSPNQGKVVSIFYTIVIPMLNPIIYSLRNVEVKEAVIRQFGKKITVLLKFLFK